One Halobacterium zhouii genomic region harbors:
- a CDS encoding ABC transporter permease: MLGATVLERFAIAVASTLLALLLGSLVVAASGYNPVRFGYALVYGAFGSLSNVAFMLRQSTMLILAGVAVAVAFRAGVFNIGVQGQFVVGGFATALTVLFLAPHLPGGALGGVLLVCLGTVAAVLSGGAYAAIPGLMKAYADANEVITTIMLNFIASGVIFFLVNGYLRPPDAVAPNTQPFPDYVDLPSVAFASPSFSVIGLGIALATVVVAYVVVNRTRFGYDLVTAGHQQAAAAYSGVDPERNVVATMVFSGMIAGLAGAVFAVMILGYYSDPATFPRFGFDAIAVSLLAANNPLGVVPAGLLFGSLDAGGQYIDFTLNIPAELVDGIIGLVVLFVATPELFRMAGRHTGLGGRGSKESRSGQPESDGGDEA; encoded by the coding sequence ATGCTCGGGGCGACCGTGCTCGAGCGGTTCGCGATCGCGGTGGCCTCGACGCTGCTCGCGTTGTTGCTCGGCTCACTCGTCGTTGCCGCGTCCGGGTACAACCCGGTCCGGTTCGGCTACGCGCTCGTCTACGGCGCGTTCGGCAGCCTCTCGAACGTCGCGTTCATGCTCCGGCAGTCGACGATGCTCATCCTCGCGGGCGTCGCCGTCGCCGTCGCGTTCCGCGCCGGCGTGTTCAACATCGGCGTCCAGGGGCAGTTCGTGGTCGGCGGGTTCGCCACCGCGCTCACCGTCCTGTTCCTCGCACCGCACCTCCCCGGCGGCGCGCTCGGCGGCGTCCTGCTCGTCTGTCTCGGGACAGTCGCAGCTGTGTTGTCGGGGGGCGCGTACGCGGCGATTCCGGGGCTGATGAAGGCGTACGCCGACGCGAACGAGGTCATCACGACCATCATGCTGAACTTCATCGCGTCCGGCGTCATCTTCTTCCTCGTCAACGGCTACCTCCGCCCGCCGGACGCGGTCGCGCCGAACACCCAGCCGTTCCCGGACTACGTGGACCTGCCGTCGGTCGCGTTCGCCAGTCCGTCCTTCTCGGTCATCGGTCTCGGCATCGCGCTCGCGACGGTCGTCGTGGCGTACGTCGTCGTGAACCGCACGCGATTCGGGTACGACCTGGTCACGGCGGGCCACCAGCAGGCCGCGGCGGCGTACTCCGGGGTAGACCCCGAGCGGAACGTCGTCGCGACGATGGTGTTCTCCGGCATGATCGCGGGACTGGCTGGCGCGGTGTTCGCCGTCATGATACTGGGGTACTACAGCGACCCCGCGACGTTCCCCCGGTTCGGATTCGACGCCATCGCCGTGAGCCTGCTCGCGGCGAACAACCCCCTCGGCGTCGTGCCCGCCGGACTGCTGTTCGGCAGCCTGGACGCGGGCGGGCAGTACATCGACTTCACGCTCAACATTCCCGCGGAACTGGTCGACGGCATCATCGGTCTGGTCGTCCTGTTCGTCGCCACCCCGGAGCTGTTCCGGATGGCCGGCAGACACACCGGACTCGGAGGCAGGGGCTCGAAGGAGTCGCGTTCTGGGCAGCCGGAGTCCGACGGGGGTGACGAGGCGTGA
- a CDS encoding BMP family lipoprotein gives MTDDHSPHAGKQEPTSNGISRRTAIKSGAALVGGTALAGCLSQFGSQESGSGGTNIAIVSSPAGFGDGAFNDLALEGLNNAADEHDISIQQVEETNQSQYQTVQSRLAESQSPDYDLIVLVGYNHLQGLETNATEYPDQRWMLINDTVDQPNVASYIWANHQMSYQAGVLAGTMTTQSFSHAESSTTPDSATVGFVGGVDGALINAFERAYKAGVERVNPDATVRVGYIGNYTDTQTASNIAGSQYDSGADIVYHAAAAAGQGVFQAAQEAGRFAIGVDSAQSKTLPEYEDVIMGSAVKHINRGTNQVATAVVNDNWDGVNGKNVLGLGEDAVGVTLGQAIGPKLPDVVNQNLEDAKQAIVNGDVTVPCSASGCTN, from the coding sequence ATGACAGACGACCACTCACCACACGCGGGGAAGCAAGAACCGACTTCGAACGGTATCAGCAGGCGGACAGCAATCAAGTCCGGAGCGGCGCTCGTCGGTGGCACGGCGCTCGCAGGCTGTCTCAGCCAGTTCGGTAGCCAGGAGAGCGGTTCCGGTGGGACGAACATCGCCATCGTCTCCAGCCCCGCCGGGTTCGGGGACGGCGCGTTCAACGACCTCGCGCTCGAGGGCCTGAACAACGCCGCCGACGAACACGACATCAGCATCCAGCAGGTAGAAGAGACCAACCAGTCCCAGTACCAGACGGTACAGTCCCGGCTGGCCGAGAGCCAGAGCCCCGACTACGACCTCATCGTACTCGTCGGCTACAACCACCTGCAGGGCCTCGAGACGAACGCCACCGAGTACCCCGACCAGCGGTGGATGCTCATCAACGACACCGTCGACCAGCCCAACGTCGCCTCCTACATCTGGGCGAACCACCAGATGTCCTACCAGGCGGGCGTCCTCGCGGGCACCATGACGACGCAGTCGTTCAGCCACGCGGAGAGCTCCACGACGCCCGACTCGGCGACAGTCGGATTCGTCGGCGGCGTCGACGGAGCGCTCATCAACGCCTTCGAGCGGGCGTACAAGGCCGGCGTCGAGCGCGTCAACCCGGACGCCACCGTCCGCGTCGGTTACATCGGCAACTACACCGACACCCAGACGGCGAGCAACATCGCCGGCTCCCAGTACGACAGCGGCGCCGACATCGTCTACCACGCCGCCGCGGCCGCCGGCCAAGGTGTCTTCCAGGCCGCCCAGGAAGCCGGCCGCTTCGCCATCGGCGTCGACTCCGCGCAGTCCAAGACGCTTCCCGAGTACGAGGACGTCATCATGGGCTCTGCGGTCAAGCACATCAACCGAGGGACCAATCAGGTGGCGACGGCCGTCGTGAACGACAACTGGGACGGCGTCAACGGCAAGAACGTCCTCGGACTCGGCGAGGACGCGGTCGGCGTCACGCTCGGACAGGCCATCGGGCCGAAGCTCCCTGACGTCGTGAACCAGAACCTGGAGGACGCGAAACAGGCGATCGTCAACGGAGACGTCACCGTCCCGTGTTCCGCCTCCGGGTGTACGAACTGA
- a CDS encoding ABC transporter ATP-binding protein, which translates to MSDTRTPAVRLDGITKRFGDVVANDGVDFTLESGTVHALVGENGAGKTTLMKVLYGLYEPDAGTVEVDGQPRTFDSPRDAIDAGVGMIHQHFQLVDTMSVLQNIVLGHEPTENGLVDESNARADVEEICSTYGFEVDQYLDDRVEELGVGVQQRVEIVKTLYRGADTLVLDEPTAVLTPQEVERLFDVMQELTDRGRSLIFITHKLDEAMDAADEITVLRDGKAVGTVDAASTSREELARMMVGRDVLFDFQDRETSPDDVALEVADLRVRDDRGLEQVGGVDFAVREGEVFGIAGVEGNGQTELVEAVTGLRDAESGRVTFDGADITDASRRERIDAGIAYVPEDRQAAGLVQDYDLVRNALLGNQTTRPYVTSGFIDWAAVRDHAEEIIDEYDVQPPDAESEARSLSGGNQQKFVVGRELEHDPDLVVASHPTRGVDIGSIEFIHNRLREMRNDGMAVLFVSSKLDEIRKISDRLAVMSEGEFVDVVDPDDVTEEELGLLMAGRTREEIDAAADVASDAGVQS; encoded by the coding sequence ATGAGTGACACACGGACGCCCGCCGTTCGACTTGACGGCATCACCAAGCGGTTCGGTGACGTGGTCGCGAACGACGGCGTCGACTTCACGCTCGAATCGGGAACGGTCCACGCCCTCGTCGGCGAGAACGGCGCTGGCAAGACGACCCTGATGAAGGTCCTGTACGGGCTCTACGAGCCCGACGCCGGAACGGTCGAGGTCGACGGCCAACCCCGGACGTTCGACTCCCCCCGGGACGCCATCGACGCGGGCGTGGGCATGATCCACCAGCACTTCCAGCTCGTGGACACCATGTCCGTCCTCCAGAACATCGTTCTGGGTCACGAACCGACCGAAAACGGCCTCGTGGACGAGTCGAACGCCCGGGCCGACGTCGAGGAGATCTGTTCGACGTACGGCTTCGAGGTCGACCAGTACCTCGACGACCGGGTCGAGGAACTCGGCGTCGGCGTCCAGCAGCGCGTGGAGATCGTCAAGACGCTGTACCGCGGCGCCGACACGCTCGTTCTCGACGAGCCGACGGCGGTGCTCACGCCCCAGGAGGTCGAGCGACTGTTCGACGTCATGCAGGAACTCACTGACCGCGGGCGCTCGCTCATCTTCATCACGCACAAACTCGACGAGGCGATGGACGCGGCCGACGAGATCACGGTGCTCCGGGACGGGAAGGCCGTCGGCACCGTAGACGCCGCGAGCACGTCCAGAGAGGAACTCGCGCGCATGATGGTCGGTCGCGACGTCCTCTTCGACTTCCAGGACAGAGAGACGTCACCTGACGACGTCGCCCTGGAGGTGGCGGACCTCCGCGTTCGGGACGACCGCGGCCTCGAACAGGTCGGCGGCGTCGACTTCGCGGTCCGCGAGGGCGAGGTGTTCGGCATTGCGGGCGTCGAGGGGAACGGCCAGACCGAACTCGTCGAGGCCGTCACCGGCCTTCGGGACGCCGAGTCCGGACGCGTCACCTTCGACGGCGCAGACATCACGGACGCGAGTCGCCGCGAACGCATCGACGCGGGCATCGCGTACGTTCCCGAAGACCGGCAGGCAGCGGGGCTGGTCCAGGACTACGACCTGGTCCGGAACGCGCTGCTCGGCAACCAGACCACCCGGCCGTACGTCACCAGCGGATTCATCGACTGGGCGGCGGTGCGCGACCACGCCGAGGAGATCATCGACGAGTACGACGTACAGCCGCCGGACGCCGAGAGCGAGGCGCGTTCCCTCTCCGGTGGGAACCAGCAGAAGTTCGTGGTCGGCCGCGAACTCGAACACGACCCTGACCTGGTCGTCGCATCGCACCCGACGCGGGGCGTCGACATCGGCTCCATCGAGTTCATCCACAACCGCCTCCGAGAGATGCGCAACGACGGCATGGCGGTGCTGTTCGTCTCCTCGAAACTCGACGAAATCCGGAAGATATCGGACCGGCTCGCGGTCATGTCCGAGGGCGAGTTCGTCGACGTCGTGGACCCGGACGACGTGACCGAGGAGGAACTCGGCCTCCTGATGGCCGGGCGCACGCGCGAGGAGATCGATGCGGCGGCGGACGTCGCGTCCGACGCGGGTGTTCAGTCGTGA
- a CDS encoding sugar phosphate isomerase/epimerase family protein: MHVGVLTVPLADRPLPDALEYLADLGVETVELGCGGFPGDDHLPPEQYLDDATAQAGLADTLDEYGLGVSALATHNNPLHPDEERARGADRELRDAVRLADQLDVDTVTCFSGLPAGGPEDEVPNWITAPWPTEHAEAEAYQWEVATEYWSDLAEHADDHGVDLAIEMHPNMLVYEPHGLLRLREATNDRVGANFDPSHLYWQGISVTDVIRLLGDEDAIHHVHAKDTRVYEEQARTKGVLDTTAYDVEEERSWLFRSVGYGHGEEHWKDVVSTLRMVGYDGALSIEHEDSLTSSREGLEKAVELLDRVVFETDPGDAYWA, encoded by the coding sequence ATGCACGTAGGCGTACTGACAGTCCCGCTCGCCGACAGGCCGCTCCCGGACGCGCTCGAGTATCTTGCGGACCTCGGCGTCGAGACGGTGGAACTCGGTTGTGGCGGATTCCCGGGCGACGACCACCTCCCTCCGGAGCAGTATCTCGACGACGCGACGGCCCAAGCGGGGCTCGCAGACACGCTCGACGAGTACGGACTGGGCGTGAGCGCGCTGGCCACCCACAACAACCCGCTCCATCCGGACGAGGAACGCGCCCGGGGCGCCGACCGAGAGCTCCGGGACGCCGTCCGACTCGCCGACCAGTTGGACGTGGACACGGTGACGTGTTTCTCGGGACTCCCCGCGGGCGGCCCCGAGGACGAGGTGCCCAACTGGATTACGGCGCCGTGGCCGACCGAACACGCCGAAGCCGAAGCGTACCAGTGGGAGGTCGCCACGGAGTACTGGAGCGACCTCGCGGAGCACGCCGACGACCACGGCGTCGACCTCGCCATCGAGATGCACCCCAACATGCTGGTCTACGAACCCCACGGGCTGCTCCGACTGCGCGAGGCGACGAACGACCGCGTCGGCGCGAACTTCGACCCCTCGCACCTCTACTGGCAGGGGATCTCCGTCACCGACGTGATCCGATTGCTCGGCGATGAGGACGCGATCCACCACGTCCACGCCAAGGACACGAGAGTCTACGAGGAGCAAGCGCGGACGAAGGGCGTCCTCGACACCACCGCCTACGACGTCGAGGAGGAACGGTCGTGGCTGTTCCGGTCGGTCGGCTACGGGCACGGCGAGGAACACTGGAAGGACGTCGTCTCGACCCTCCGAATGGTCGGATACGACGGCGCGCTCTCCATCGAGCACGAGGACTCGCTGACGTCCTCGCGGGAGGGACTCGAGAAGGCCGTCGAACTGCTCGACCGCGTCGTGTTCGAGACCGACCCCGGCGACGCGTACTGGGCGTAG
- a CDS encoding ABC transporter permease gives MSVADFSRRHRLRIGAAAALLAVVVVAALLDLPGAQLLTVGTAERTLRSATPIALAAIGGLYAEKSGVFNIGLEGFMIFGALAAAAAAWMLSGGGSITQAQLWFGIAAAVVVCSVLTAVFAVLTIRYEADQIVAGLAVWFIGLGFGPFVATVIWGGVSSPVLPNVDNVTVPGLASIPVLGRLLFDVSPLVLLTILVAVVAWVVLYRTRYGYWVQAAGENPEALDTAGVDVNRVRYASVVLSGALAGLAGASLSIGFGSGFTGTGATMVDGRGWIAIVAYLFGNYNPLGAFGASLLFGATDMLQIQLQTIGVSLPSSITELFPYVTVLVVLTLVGYTRVPDAVGEPYETEE, from the coding sequence GTGAGCGTCGCCGACTTCTCGCGCCGACACCGCCTCAGAATCGGCGCCGCGGCGGCGCTGCTGGCCGTGGTGGTCGTCGCCGCGCTCCTGGACCTCCCGGGTGCCCAGCTCCTGACCGTCGGCACGGCCGAACGCACGCTGCGTTCCGCGACGCCCATCGCGCTCGCCGCCATCGGCGGCCTGTACGCCGAGAAGAGCGGCGTGTTCAACATCGGCCTGGAGGGGTTCATGATATTCGGCGCGCTCGCGGCCGCCGCCGCGGCGTGGATGCTCTCCGGGGGCGGGTCGATAACCCAGGCACAGCTCTGGTTCGGCATCGCTGCTGCGGTCGTCGTCTGCTCGGTGTTGACCGCCGTGTTCGCCGTGCTGACGATCCGGTACGAGGCCGACCAGATCGTCGCCGGACTGGCGGTGTGGTTCATCGGACTCGGGTTCGGACCGTTCGTGGCGACCGTCATCTGGGGCGGCGTCTCCAGTCCTGTGCTCCCGAACGTCGACAACGTGACGGTTCCGGGGCTGGCGTCGATTCCGGTTCTCGGGCGACTGCTGTTCGACGTGTCGCCGCTGGTGTTGCTCACCATCCTCGTGGCCGTCGTCGCGTGGGTCGTCCTCTACCGCACCCGCTACGGCTACTGGGTGCAGGCCGCCGGCGAGAACCCGGAGGCACTGGACACCGCGGGCGTGGACGTGAACCGCGTCCGCTACGCGTCTGTCGTGCTGTCGGGTGCGCTCGCCGGCCTCGCCGGCGCATCGCTCTCCATCGGGTTCGGGTCGGGGTTCACCGGCACCGGCGCCACGATGGTCGACGGCCGCGGCTGGATCGCCATCGTCGCGTACCTGTTCGGGAACTACAACCCGCTGGGCGCGTTCGGCGCGTCGTTGCTGTTCGGCGCGACGGACATGCTCCAGATACAGCTCCAGACCATCGGCGTCTCGCTGCCCAGCAGCATCACTGAGCTGTTCCCGTACGTCACGGTGCTCGTGGTGCTCACACTGGTCGGCTACACGCGAGTGCCCGACGCGGTCGGCGAACCGTACGAGACCGAGGAGTAG
- a CDS encoding ABC transporter substrate-binding protein: MSDNPNHSTQDESQLSRRTYLTAAAAAGSAGIAGCLGMGGDSSGSALEVLHAWTGGDGERAINALTSKFKEQHPDMKTDFRPIGGGGNTNLNTVMSKRLGNNNPPSSFAGWPGANLTQYEGILGDASEAWKGLEDKHIEEAVSLSKYDGTFRAMPIGSHRLNDLFYNKKVLEEAGVNPEDITSHSQLISALEKVGQNTDKVPMAQGMKLPWTTLQLFAVTLLSTQGYQAYMDFTKGNGDKAKVTDALESTKQILNNHVNDDASSIGLTGALDKIMSGNAAFIHQGNWAAGAFGGKENFEYGEDWGHITYPGTQGMYTLHIDSFIKPGNNPSPEKTTKWLSFAGTKEAQIAFNTRKGSIPTRTDIGTSEFGDYLTNTIEEFQNADEKPPTLAHGLAVSASTLTKLKGDINDNFTGPYNVDAAADAMLKTIGDGQA, translated from the coding sequence ATGTCCGACAACCCGAACCACAGTACACAGGACGAGAGCCAGCTCTCTCGTCGCACGTATCTCACAGCCGCGGCAGCCGCCGGTTCCGCGGGTATCGCCGGCTGTCTCGGGATGGGTGGCGACAGCTCCGGGTCGGCACTCGAAGTCCTTCACGCTTGGACGGGCGGCGACGGCGAACGAGCCATCAACGCCCTCACGAGCAAGTTCAAGGAGCAGCATCCCGACATGAAGACGGACTTCCGCCCCATCGGCGGCGGCGGGAACACGAACCTCAACACCGTCATGTCGAAGCGACTCGGGAACAACAACCCGCCGAGTTCCTTCGCGGGGTGGCCCGGCGCGAACCTCACCCAGTACGAGGGAATCCTCGGCGACGCGAGCGAAGCCTGGAAGGGTCTCGAGGACAAACACATCGAAGAAGCAGTTAGCCTCTCGAAGTACGACGGGACGTTCCGCGCGATGCCCATCGGCTCGCACCGCCTCAACGACCTGTTCTACAACAAGAAAGTTCTCGAGGAGGCGGGCGTCAACCCCGAGGACATCACGAGCCACAGCCAACTGATCTCTGCCCTCGAGAAGGTCGGCCAGAACACCGACAAGGTGCCGATGGCCCAGGGCATGAAACTCCCGTGGACGACGCTGCAGTTGTTCGCAGTGACGCTGCTCAGCACGCAGGGCTACCAGGCCTACATGGACTTCACGAAGGGCAACGGTGACAAAGCGAAGGTCACCGACGCGCTCGAATCCACGAAGCAGATCCTGAACAACCACGTCAACGACGACGCCTCCTCGATCGGGCTCACGGGCGCGCTCGACAAGATTATGAGCGGCAACGCGGCGTTCATCCACCAGGGCAACTGGGCTGCAGGCGCGTTCGGCGGGAAGGAGAACTTCGAGTACGGCGAGGACTGGGGCCACATCACGTACCCCGGAACGCAGGGGATGTACACGCTCCACATCGACTCGTTCATCAAGCCCGGGAACAACCCGAGCCCCGAGAAGACGACCAAGTGGCTCTCCTTCGCCGGCACCAAGGAGGCCCAGATCGCGTTCAACACCCGAAAGGGCTCGATTCCGACCCGCACCGACATCGGGACGAGCGAGTTCGGCGACTACCTCACCAACACCATCGAGGAGTTCCAGAACGCCGACGAGAAACCCCCGACGCTCGCCCACGGCCTCGCCGTGTCGGCTTCCACGCTGACCAAACTCAAGGGCGACATCAACGACAACTTCACCGGTCCGTACAACGTGGATGCGGCTGCGGACGCCATGCTCAAGACCATCGGCGACGGCCAGGCCTGA
- a CDS encoding Gfo/Idh/MocA family protein, translating to MTLDVGILGYRFMGVAHSNALARLPMFFPDAPDVNRDVLVGRDEDAVTAAADRLGFDRIATDWRDVVDDVDVFYNLGPNHVHREPSVAALEADTAVFCEKPLAPTRSDAESMAAAAADSTAQSGTAFNYRFVPAIQYARNLVEDGVLGDIRHFRGRYLQDWLVDPDAPWSWRNDAEMAGSGALGDLGAHTVDLARFLLSDVAGDVERVSGHLRTFTDERPVKGGEETRPVTVDDAYSAQVGFENGAMGTLEGSRVADGHKNAHTIEIEGTKGALKFDLERLNELQLLTEGDRGFQRVLVTDQDDPYVEQWWPPGHALGWEHAVVHENYEFLTAVADGGSFAPSFEDGLAAQRVLDAVQRSDERGEWVQVD from the coding sequence ATGACACTCGACGTCGGCATCCTCGGCTACCGGTTCATGGGCGTCGCGCACTCGAACGCGCTGGCACGGCTTCCGATGTTCTTCCCGGACGCGCCGGACGTCAACCGGGACGTCCTGGTCGGGCGGGACGAGGACGCGGTGACGGCGGCCGCAGACCGACTCGGATTCGACCGGATCGCGACCGACTGGCGGGACGTGGTCGACGACGTCGACGTGTTCTACAACCTCGGCCCGAACCACGTCCACCGCGAGCCCTCGGTCGCCGCGCTCGAGGCGGACACCGCGGTGTTCTGCGAGAAACCTCTCGCGCCGACGCGCTCGGACGCCGAGTCGATGGCGGCGGCGGCCGCCGACTCCACGGCCCAGTCCGGCACCGCGTTCAACTACCGGTTCGTGCCGGCCATCCAGTACGCCCGGAATCTCGTCGAGGACGGCGTCCTCGGCGACATCCGGCACTTCCGTGGGCGCTACCTTCAGGACTGGCTGGTCGACCCGGACGCGCCGTGGTCGTGGCGGAACGACGCGGAGATGGCGGGCAGCGGCGCGCTCGGCGACCTCGGCGCGCACACCGTCGACCTCGCACGATTTCTGCTCTCGGACGTCGCGGGCGACGTCGAGCGCGTCAGCGGCCACCTTCGGACGTTCACGGACGAGCGACCGGTCAAAGGCGGCGAGGAGACGCGACCCGTCACGGTGGACGACGCGTACAGCGCCCAGGTGGGCTTCGAGAACGGAGCGATGGGAACGCTCGAGGGGTCACGCGTCGCAGACGGCCACAAGAACGCCCACACAATCGAGATAGAGGGAACGAAGGGCGCGCTCAAATTCGACCTGGAGCGCCTCAACGAACTCCAGTTGCTGACCGAGGGTGACCGCGGCTTCCAGCGGGTTCTCGTCACCGACCAGGACGACCCGTACGTCGAACAGTGGTGGCCGCCGGGGCACGCGCTCGGCTGGGAGCACGCGGTCGTCCACGAGAACTACGAGTTCCTCACCGCGGTCGCCGACGGCGGGTCGTTCGCGCCGAGTTTCGAAGACGGACTCGCCGCACAGCGAGTGCTCGACGCCGTCCAGCGCAGCGACGAGCGCGGCGAGTGGGTCCAGGTCGACTGA
- a CDS encoding class II fumarate hydratase codes for MSEDFRIERDSLGEMQVPADAYWGAQTQRAVENFPISGIQFSRRFVRALGVVKKAAAQANRDLGLVDEEKVDAIVQAADEVIAGEHDDQFPVDVFQTGSGTSSNMNANEVVANRAAEILGEDVGDRVVHPNDHVNFGQSSNDVIPTAMHVASLEAVEKDVEPALETLVDALDEKADEFDDVVKTGRTHLQDATPVRLGQEFGGYRTQVEKGIERVENAKPHLAELALGGTAVGTGLNTHPDFPELAAEYISEETGVEFREADDHFEAQAAHDAMSEAHGALRTVAGSLNKIANDLRLLASGPRNGLGEIEQPENQPGSSIMPGKINPVVAEAVNQVHKQVVGNDAAVSAGAAEGQIDLNLYKPVLAHNFLESANMLANASEVFAEKFVAKLEANEAHCEEQVERSMALATALNPTIGYDKASEVAKTALKEGKTVKEVVVEKGYLSEAEAEEVLDPERMTHRGILSGDD; via the coding sequence ATGAGCGAGGACTTCAGGATCGAGCGCGACAGCCTCGGAGAGATGCAGGTCCCGGCGGACGCCTACTGGGGCGCACAGACCCAGCGCGCCGTCGAGAACTTCCCAATCTCGGGCATCCAGTTCTCCCGGCGGTTCGTGCGCGCGCTGGGCGTCGTGAAGAAGGCCGCCGCGCAGGCGAACCGCGACCTCGGCCTCGTCGACGAGGAGAAAGTCGACGCCATCGTGCAGGCCGCCGACGAGGTCATCGCGGGCGAACACGACGACCAGTTCCCCGTGGACGTCTTCCAGACCGGCAGCGGCACGTCCTCGAACATGAACGCGAACGAGGTCGTCGCCAACCGCGCCGCCGAGATTCTCGGCGAGGACGTCGGCGACCGCGTCGTCCACCCGAACGACCACGTGAACTTCGGGCAGTCCTCGAACGACGTGATTCCGACCGCGATGCACGTCGCGTCCCTCGAGGCCGTCGAGAAGGACGTCGAACCGGCACTGGAGACGCTCGTCGACGCGCTCGACGAGAAGGCCGACGAGTTCGACGACGTGGTGAAGACGGGGCGCACGCACCTGCAGGACGCGACGCCGGTTCGCCTCGGCCAGGAGTTCGGCGGCTACCGCACCCAGGTCGAGAAGGGCATCGAGCGCGTCGAGAACGCAAAACCCCACCTCGCGGAACTCGCGCTCGGCGGTACCGCGGTCGGCACGGGCCTCAACACCCACCCCGACTTCCCCGAGTTGGCGGCGGAGTACATCAGCGAGGAGACCGGCGTCGAGTTCCGCGAGGCCGACGACCACTTCGAGGCACAGGCCGCTCACGACGCGATGTCCGAGGCCCACGGCGCGCTCCGTACGGTCGCCGGCAGCCTCAACAAGATCGCGAACGACCTGCGGCTGCTCGCCTCGGGCCCGCGCAACGGCCTCGGCGAGATCGAACAGCCCGAGAACCAGCCCGGCTCGTCCATCATGCCCGGGAAGATCAACCCGGTCGTGGCGGAGGCCGTCAACCAGGTCCACAAGCAGGTCGTCGGTAACGACGCCGCAGTGTCGGCGGGCGCGGCCGAGGGCCAGATCGACCTGAACCTCTACAAGCCAGTGCTAGCGCACAACTTCCTCGAGTCCGCGAACATGCTCGCGAACGCGAGCGAGGTGTTCGCCGAGAAGTTCGTCGCGAAACTCGAGGCCAACGAGGCGCATTGTGAAGAACAGGTCGAGCGCTCGATGGCGCTCGCAACCGCGCTCAACCCCACCATCGGCTACGACAAGGCCAGCGAGGTCGCGAAGACCGCGCTGAAGGAGGGCAAGACGGTCAAGGAGGTCGTCGTGGAGAAGGGCTACCTCAGCGAGGCCGAAGCCGAGGAGGTGCTCGACCCCGAGCGCATGACCCACCGCGGCATCCTCTCCGGCGACGACTGA